Proteins encoded within one genomic window of Macrotis lagotis isolate mMagLag1 chromosome 3, bilby.v1.9.chrom.fasta, whole genome shotgun sequence:
- the LOC141516691 gene encoding olfactory receptor 5B2-like, which translates to MENRSKVNEFILTGITNDPELQVPLFIMFTLIYLITLLGNLGIVVLTSWDNALHTPMYFFLSNLSLVDFGYASAVTPKVMAGLLTGDKVISYNGCATQMFFFGAFAATESFLLASMAYDRHVAVCNPLHYTTTMTSTLCALLASGSYICSFLSSAIVMGNTFSLSFCRSNIIHHFFCDLPSLLVLSCSDIHTTESVLFILGSFTSFFPFLVIFTSYLLIFITILKIHSADGRQKAFSTFASHLTAVSIFYGTIFFMYFQPSSSHSMDMDKIVSVFYTMIIPMLNPLVYSLRNKDVKNAFRKAVRGRQIQLDQIFT; encoded by the coding sequence ATGGAGAACAGATCTAAAGTAAATGAATTCATCCTAACAGGAATAACAAATGATCCAGAGCTTCAGGTTCCTCTCTTCATAATGTTCACCCTCATCTATCTCATCACACTATTAGGGAACTTGGGCATAGTAGTTCTGACCTCCTGGGATAATGCCCTCCACACCCCCATGTACTTTTTCCTCAGTAACCTGTCTCTGGTGGATTTTGGCTATGCTTCAGCTGTTACTCCCAAGGTGATGGCTGGTCTTCTTACAGGGGACAAGGTCATCTCCTATAATGGGTGTGCTacacaaatgtttttctttggggCTTTTGCTGCTACTGAAAGCTTTCTCTTAGCTTCCATGGCATATGATCGTCATGTAGCTGTATGTAATCCCCTGCATTATACCACCACCATGACATCAACTCTATGTGCACTTCTGGCCAGTGGTTCCTACATCTGTAGCTTTTTATCTTCTGCCATTGTCATGGGAAACACATTTAGCCTTTCCTTTTGTAGGTCCAATATAATACATCATTTTTTCtgtgatcttccctctcttctagtTCTCTCCTGCTCTGATATTCATACCACTGAATCAGTATTATTTATCTTAGGGTCATTCACCAGCTTTTTCCCATTTCTTGTCATCTTTACTTCTTACTTGCTTATTTTCATTACAATCCTGAAGATCCATTCTGCTGATGGCCGCCAGAAAGCTTTCTCGACCTTTGCTTCCCATCTCACAGCAGTGTCTATATTTTATGGGACAATTTTCTTCATGTATTTCCAACCCAGCTCAAGCCATTCAATGGACATGGACAAAATAGTGTCAGTTTTTTACACAATGATCATCCCTATGTTGAATCCTCTAGTTTATAGTCTTAGGAACAAAGATGTCAAAAATGCTTTCAGGAAAGCTGTGAGGGGAAGACAAATTCAATTAGATCAAATTTTTACTTAG